Part of the Janibacter alkaliphilus genome is shown below.
GCGGCAGCTCGTAGGCGGTCCACACGCTGACCAGCCCCTCCGGCGTGGTGATACCCCGGCGCTGCGCCGCGGCCGGGGTGAAGCGGTAGGTGACCTGTCGGGGCGAGGGCGGGCGAGCGGCCGGGCTGCGCTGGAAGAGCACCTCGTCGATCTCGTGCCACCCGAGCGTCGCGACGGGACGAGCATCGCCACGGCGATGCTCGGCGAGCCCCACGGGCGTGACGACGAGCACCTCACGCTGCCGCCAGCGCCGCACCACCGCCCACGGTGCCAGCAGCAAGCAGGCGACCGCGCCGACGACGACCGCCCACAGCCGCAGGTTGAGCACGAGTAGCAGCACGACGTCGGCATCGGGCTGCCGGAGCGTGCCGTAGACCATCCACCAGGCGAGGACGCTCAGTCCGGCGCCGACGGGCAGGGTCAGCGCGAGCAGGAGCAGCAGGGCGCCGCGCGACGCCGGGATGACGAGCTGCCCGGTGTGCGCGAGCTCGCGCAGCAGGTCCTCGGTGGTGGGGCGTCGCACGCGCTGCAGTCTGCCAGCGCGGCGCTCAATCCCCGTGCTCTGCGGCGGGGGAGGACTCCCCGTCCACCAGGCTGCGCAGCACGCAGAACTCGTTGCCGTCCGGGTCGGCGAGCACGGTCCACGGCTCGTCACGGGCCTGGCCGACGTCGACGCGGGTCGCGCCTAGCGCGAGGAGGCGGGTCACCTCCACCTCGTGGGTGACGTCGACCGGGGTGAGGTCGAGGTGCAGCCGGTTCTTGGTCGTCTTCGGCTCCGGCACCAGGGCCAGGACGATCGACGTCGGCACCGCGCCTCGCTGCATCGCCGCGCGCCGCTCGTCGCGATCCAGCGCGGCCGGGGCGATCTCGAGGTGGTCGGTCTGACGATCGACCACCACCCAGCCCAGCGCGGCGCACCAGAACCTCGCGGACGCCTCCGGGTCGGTGCAGTCGAGGTTGATCTCGCCGAGTCGCGAGGTCACCGCGGAGCGCCGCTCCCGCCCTCGACGGCGGACCTGACCGCCGCCAGCGTCTCCCGCATCCCGGCGCGCAGCCGGGTGGTGAAGGCCTCCTGGCCGCCGAAGGTGGTCTCGGCCAGCTCCAGCGAGACGTCGGAGATGCCGTCCGGGGTCTCCCGGCGCTGCACGAGGCGGGTGCCGCCCCCTTCGCCCGGTCCGGTGACCGGCTCCAGCGTGAACGACCACACCACCCTGGTCTCGGCGATGCGGAAGGCGAGCGCCCGCCCCGGCTCGAAGCGCTCGATCGTCCCGTGGGTCGTCCACGCCAGGTCGTCGAGGACGTTGCGGTTGGTGAACTCGGTGCCCTCCGCCACCTCGTCGAAGCCCTGGCGCAGCCGCACCGACTCGACCTGGGGGCTCCACTCCGGCATCCGCCGTACGTCGTGCACCACCGCCCATACCTGCGCCGGGTCGGCCGCGATCTCGACGCTCTCCTCGATCAGCGGGTCGTACGGCTGGTCCTCGGTGACCATGGGGCTCCCTTCGTCGGGCTCGTGCCGAGGCTAGCGGCCGCTCACGCACCGGCGCGACGGCCCCGCGCCGGTCCCGGCGCCCGAGCTCACGACTGCGCCGGGAGCACGCTCTCCAGCACCTCGTACGACCACAGCTCCCACCCGTCGGCGTAGGTGACCGAGCCCGGGTCGCGTGCCGGGCGGCCGGCGTACCAGGCGTCGTACGCGGCGGTGTCGCGCCACTGGGTGACCACGAGCCAGGTGGGGCGGTCGTCGGTCGGGCGCATCACCTGGAAGCCCTCGAAGCCGTCGACGTGCTCGATCCGGTGCGGGCGCTGCGCGAAGCGCTCGGCGAACTCCTCGCCGTGACCTGGGGTGATGTGCATGGCGTTGATCTTGACGACGCTCATCGGCGTGTCCTCTCTTCTGGGTGGGGTGGCTTGACGAAGGTGAGCAGCACGGCGGCGTCGGTGGTCGCGACGAGGTCGTGGCGCTCGTCCGGGATGAGCAGGTAGCTGCCCCGGTCCCCGGCGTAGGACCGGTCGGCCGTGCGGAGGGTCACCGACCCGGCGAGCACGAGCAGGGTGGCCTCGCCCGGGTTGTCGTGCTCGCTGAGCGCCGACCCCTCGGTGAGCGCGAGCAGCAGCTGCTTGAGGGTGCCGTGGGTGCCGGTGACGACGTCGCTGGAGCGGCCGGCCGAGGACGTGCGCGCCTGCTCGAGGTGCGCCTCGGCCAGGGCAGCCAGGTCGGTCATCTGGTGGTGGGTCACGGGGTGTCTCCTCCGGTCGGGGTGAGGGTGACCAGGCAGCGGTCCGGTCGGGCGAAGGGGGTGAGGCGGTGGGCCACCCCGGTGCCGGCGGTGACCCCGGCGAGCATCCCGTCGTGCAGCCGGCACACCACGTCGGGGTGCTCCTCGGCGACATCGAGGAAGGGGCAGTGGCGCAGGGTGATCCGGGTCGGGTCCGCAGGTTCGCGCTCCGGCGCGAAGCCGTGCTCGGCGAGCAGTTCCTCGGCCGCCCGAGAGGCGCGCTCCAGCGGCGAGTGCCGGGAAGGTGAAGGCCGCGACGGTGAGGTCCGGGGGGTCTCGGCGCGATCGGCGCGCTGGTCCTGGGCCCAGCGGCGCCCCACCTCGTAGGGGTCGGGCGGCCCGTCGCCCGCCTCCGCCGTGGTGCGCGCCAGCAGCCGGGCGAGCAGGCCGTGGGCGGTCGGACCGGAGCGGTCCATCCCGGCCACCGCCTCGTACGTCATCGCGGGCCGGCCCCGCCCTTCGGCCGTCGCGGTCCGACGTCGAGCCAGCCCGCGCTCGACGAGATCCTCGAGCCGCCGCCGGGTGGTCTCGGTGCTCCAGCCGAGCTCCTGCGCCACCGCGCGCACCGTCACCGGAGCGTCGGCGGCACCGATCAGCTGCTGCAGCCCGGTCTGGTGATCCGTCATGCGAGACATTTTACCTCACGCTATATGATGTAAAAGAACACCGGACACCCACGAGAGGCGGACACCATGGCACCCACCCGACGCACCCCCCAGCAGCAGCGCGGCCCCGACCGCATGCAGGGCCACTGGCTGCTGGCCAGCCTGGGCAAGCGGGTGCTGCGACCCGGTGGGGCGGCCCTGTCGCAGTGGCTGGTGGCCCGTGCCGAGCCGTCCGGGCAGGACGTCGTCGAGCTCGCGCCCGGTCTCGGACGCACCGCCTCGGCGATCCTCGCCACCGCGCCGCGCAGCTATGTCGGTGTGGACAGCGACCCGGTGGCGGTCGCACGTGCCGGCGAGGTGGTCGGCGACGCCGGGACCGTCGTCGAGGCGGACGCCTCCGCCACCGGCCTGGGAACGGCCAGCGCGGACGTCGTCCTCGGTGAGGCGATGCTGACCATGCAGGGGGACAAGGGCAAGGAGGCCATCGTCGCCGAGGCGGCGCGCCTGCTCCGGCCCGGTGGTCGGTACGCCATCCACGAGCTGGCGCTCACCCCGGACGACGTCGACGAGGCGGTCACGACCGAGGTGCGCACCTCGCTGGCCACCGCGATCAAGGTCAACGCGCGACCGCTCACCCAGGCCGAGTGGTCGCAGCTGCTGGGGCGGCAAGGCTTCGAGGTTCGGGCGGTGCGCACCGCCCCGATGGCGCTGCTGGAGCCGAGTCGGGTGGTGGCGGACGAAGGGGTGCTCGGCACGCTGCGGATCCTCGGCAACCTCGTGCGTCGACCGGAGGCACGACGCCGGGTGCTGCGGATGCGGGCCACCTTCCGGGAGCACCAGGACTCGCTCGCCGGGATCGCGATCGTGGCCCGGGTGCCCTCCTGAGCTATTCCGCTCGCCAGGCGGCGTACCGCTCGGGCAGGCACACCGCGCACGGGCGGAAGCCCGCCGCCCGCGCCGTCTCCTCCTCGGCGAAGAACACCCGGTTCGCGACGTAGCCACCGCGGGCGATCGCCCGCAGCGCCGAGGGGCAGTCCAGCCGTCCGTAGATGCGGCCGGCCCGGTGCCCGCCGAGCGTGCCCTTCGTCGCGCTGGGGTAGGGCTGCCGGTCGCTGCCGGTGAGGGTGTAGCGGCGGGTCACGGGCACCTCACGCCGCGTCGTGGAAGACGAGGGCGAGGGTGTGGCGCTCGCCGGACCGGATCACCGAGACCCCGTGCTTCACCAATGCGGCCGACCAGCCGCGGGCGGAGCGCACCGGCCGGTCCCGGGTGGTGAAGAGGTAGCCGTGCCCCTGCGGCAGCGTGAAGGCGGTGCCCCGGGACTGCGCCCGGGGACGCTGCTCGAGCAGCAGGAACTCCCCGCCGGTGTGGTCGACGCCCGGCTCGTCGAGGTTGATGACCACCTGCAGCGGGAAGACGAGCTCGCCGTAGATGTCGCGGTGCAGCGCGTTCCAGTCGTCCTGGCCGTACCGCAGCAGGATCGCGGTCGACTTCTCCTGCCCGGCCGCATGGCACATCGCCAACCACTCGTCCAGGGTGTCGGGCCAGACCGCCTCCCGGCCCAGCCGCGACCACCACTCCCGGGCGATCGGCAGCAGCCGCGGGTAGAGCGCCTGCTTGAGCCGCTCGACCGGCTCGGGGTAGGGGGTCTGCAGGTACTTGTACTGCCCCCGGCCGAAGCGCACCCGCCCCATGTCCACCGTCGAGCGGAAGGCCTCCTCG
Proteins encoded:
- a CDS encoding VOC family protein; this translates as MTSRLGEINLDCTDPEASARFWCAALGWVVVDRQTDHLEIAPAALDRDERRAAMQRGAVPTSIVLALVPEPKTTKNRLHLDLTPVDVTHEVEVTRLLALGATRVDVGQARDEPWTVLADPDGNEFCVLRSLVDGESSPAAEHGD
- a CDS encoding SRPBCC family protein, yielding MVTEDQPYDPLIEESVEIAADPAQVWAVVHDVRRMPEWSPQVESVRLRQGFDEVAEGTEFTNRNVLDDLAWTTHGTIERFEPGRALAFRIAETRVVWSFTLEPVTGPGEGGGTRLVQRRETPDGISDVSLELAETTFGGQEAFTTRLRAGMRETLAAVRSAVEGGSGAPR
- a CDS encoding antibiotic biosynthesis monooxygenase family protein, with the protein product MSVVKINAMHITPGHGEEFAERFAQRPHRIEHVDGFEGFQVMRPTDDRPTWLVVTQWRDTAAYDAWYAGRPARDPGSVTYADGWELWSYEVLESVLPAQS
- a CDS encoding LuxR family transcriptional regulator, whose amino-acid sequence is MTHHQMTDLAALAEAHLEQARTSSAGRSSDVVTGTHGTLKQLLLALTEGSALSEHDNPGEATLLVLAGSVTLRTADRSYAGDRGSYLLIPDERHDLVATTDAAVLLTFVKPPHPEERTRR
- a CDS encoding helix-turn-helix transcriptional regulator; amino-acid sequence: MTDHQTGLQQLIGAADAPVTVRAVAQELGWSTETTRRRLEDLVERGLARRRTATAEGRGRPAMTYEAVAGMDRSGPTAHGLLARLLARTTAEAGDGPPDPYEVGRRWAQDQRADRAETPRTSPSRPSPSRHSPLERASRAAEELLAEHGFAPEREPADPTRITLRHCPFLDVAEEHPDVVCRLHDGMLAGVTAGTGVAHRLTPFARPDRCLVTLTPTGGDTP
- a CDS encoding class I SAM-dependent methyltransferase, which produces MAPTRRTPQQQRGPDRMQGHWLLASLGKRVLRPGGAALSQWLVARAEPSGQDVVELAPGLGRTASAILATAPRSYVGVDSDPVAVARAGEVVGDAGTVVEADASATGLGTASADVVLGEAMLTMQGDKGKEAIVAEAARLLRPGGRYAIHELALTPDDVDEAVTTEVRTSLATAIKVNARPLTQAEWSQLLGRQGFEVRAVRTAPMALLEPSRVVADEGVLGTLRILGNLVRRPEARRRVLRMRATFREHQDSLAGIAIVARVPS
- a CDS encoding Ada metal-binding domain-containing protein, producing the protein MPVTRRYTLTGSDRQPYPSATKGTLGGHRAGRIYGRLDCPSALRAIARGGYVANRVFFAEEETARAAGFRPCAVCLPERYAAWRAE
- a CDS encoding 2OG-Fe(II) oxygenase, yielding MTTSTTMTDRYAQRVATGDWESITREVDEYGGALLPQLLTREEAAELRALYDVEEAFRSTVDMGRVRFGRGQYKYLQTPYPEPVERLKQALYPRLLPIAREWWSRLGREAVWPDTLDEWLAMCHAAGQEKSTAILLRYGQDDWNALHRDIYGELVFPLQVVINLDEPGVDHTGGEFLLLEQRPRAQSRGTAFTLPQGHGYLFTTRDRPVRSARGWSAALVKHGVSVIRSGERHTLALVFHDAA